In one window of Deltaproteobacteria bacterium DNA:
- a CDS encoding NmrA family NAD(P)-binding protein: protein MYVVAGVSGHVGSVVANELLSHGEKVKVLVRDAKKGTDWSKKGAEVGVASLDDAKALATALKGAKGFFTLLPPNYDVKNGFYAMQRKTADAIAAAVKEAGVPHVVLLSSVGADLAEGNGPIKGLHHLENALRATGTQLTAVRAGYFQENIGNSLAPAKNAGIFPNMTPNADYPMPMIATRDIGTVAAYELMFPSAKSEIVDLHGPAYSVRQGAEKLGAALGKKLQVVDIPAAGHVKAMTDAGMPQEIAEAFAEMYAGFASGKIVPKGDRLKTGSTTIDTVIKAMV from the coding sequence ATGTACGTCGTCGCTGGAGTTTCGGGTCACGTCGGTTCGGTCGTTGCCAACGAGCTGCTGTCGCACGGTGAGAAGGTGAAGGTCCTCGTCCGCGATGCCAAGAAGGGCACCGACTGGTCGAAGAAGGGCGCCGAGGTCGGCGTCGCGTCGCTCGACGACGCGAAGGCGCTCGCCACCGCGCTCAAGGGCGCCAAGGGCTTCTTCACCCTCCTCCCGCCGAACTACGACGTGAAGAACGGCTTCTACGCCATGCAGCGCAAGACCGCCGACGCCATCGCCGCGGCCGTGAAGGAGGCGGGCGTGCCGCACGTGGTGCTGCTCTCGTCCGTCGGAGCTGACCTCGCCGAGGGCAACGGTCCGATCAAGGGCCTGCACCACCTGGAGAACGCGCTCCGCGCCACGGGCACCCAGCTCACCGCCGTCCGCGCCGGCTACTTCCAGGAGAACATCGGCAACTCGCTCGCGCCGGCCAAGAACGCGGGCATCTTCCCCAACATGACGCCCAACGCCGACTACCCGATGCCCATGATCGCCACGCGCGACATCGGCACGGTGGCGGCCTACGAGCTCATGTTCCCCTCGGCCAAGAGCGAGATCGTCGATCTGCACGGGCCGGCGTACTCGGTGCGCCAGGGCGCGGAGAAGCTGGGCGCGGCGCTGGGCAAGAAGCTGCAGGTCGTCGACATTCCGGCCGCGGGCCACGTGAAGGCCATGACCGACGCCGGCATGCCCCAGGAGATCGCCGAGGCGTTCGCCGAGATGTACGCGGGCTTCGCCAGCGGCAAGATCGTCC